The genomic DNA GCGAGCGAAGTGGTACCGCAACCGGTGGGTGCGCACCGACAGCTTCATCGAGGACTTCCCGCTCTACCGCGAGGACGGGACGCGCAACCTGCGCTCCAGTGTCGCGAACACCCACGTCGTGAACCACGCAGGCAAGACGCTGGCGCTGGTGGAATCGTCGCTGCCATACGAGATCACCAACGACCTCGAGACTGTCGGCGCCTACGACTTCGGCGGCAAGCTCGTCGACGCCATGACCGCGCACCCCAAGATCTGCCCGACGACCGGGGAGCTGCACTTCTTCGGCTACGGCAACATCTTCGAACCGCACGTCACCTACCACCGGGCCGACGCTGACGGCGAGCTGACGATCAACCGGCCGCTGGAGGTCAAGGCGCTGACGATGATGCACGACTTCGCGCTGACCGCGAACCACGTCGTGTTCATGGACCTGCCGATCGTCTTCAACGCCGAGCGCGCCATGGAGGGCGACATGCCCTTCCGCTGGGACGACGAGTACGGCGCCCGACTCGGCGTGATGCGCCGCGACGATCCGTTCGGCGAGGTGCGCTGGTTCGAGATCGACCCCTGCTACGTGTTCCACGTCGCCAACGCCCACGACACGCCGGACGGCGGCGGGATCGTGCTGCAGGCCGTCCGCTACCCCGAATTGTGGCGCAACAACGGCGGATTCGACACCGACGCCGTGCTGTGGTCGTGGACCGTCGACCTGAAATCGGGCCGGGTCAGCGAGCGTCAGCTCGACGACCGTTCCGTCGAATTCCCGCGCATCGACGATCGGCTCACCGGGCTGCCCGCCCGGTACGCGGTGTCGGTCGGCGACAACGGGTGGGTACGCCACGACCTCGGCGACGGCAGTGCCGTGGCACACGACCTCGGTGACGGCGGGCCAGGCGAAGCGGTCTTCGTGCCCGCCGCGGGGTCGGCCGACGAGACCCACGGGTACTACCTCGGCTACGTGTACGACCCCGCGCGCAACGGCAGCGACCTCGTGATCCTCGACGCGTCCGACTTCGCAGGTGCGCCGGTCGCCCGTATCCAGCTGCCCACCCGGGTGCCGTACGGCTTTCACGGAAACTGGATCTCCAGCTAACGGGGCGGCCATCGGGTCTATCGTGACCTGATGGCCGGCTTCGGGTTCCACACGCTGGCCCTGCTGGTGGTCATCGGCATGGTGGGCCCACTGCTCACCGCGGTGCCACGGCTGGCCATACCCGTCATCATCGGCGAGCTGGTGGCGGGAATGCTCGTCGGCCGCACCGGTTTCGACGTCGTCGACACCACCGATCCGACGTTCAAGCTGCTGGCGGACATCGGCTTCGCGCTGGTCATGTTCGTCGTCGGAACCCATGTGCCCGTCCGGGACTCGACGCTTCGCGCGGGCGTCGGCAAGGCCGCCCTGCGCGCCGTCGCCGTCGGCGTGGTCGCAGCGGTGCTCGGGGTGGCGATGGCCTACGTCTTCGGCACCGGCCATGCCCTGCTGTACGCGGTGCTGATGGCATCCTCGTCGGCTGCCGTCGCGCTGCCCATCATCGACGCGTTGAAGCTCAACGGGCCCCCCGTGTTGTCGGTCAAGGCGCAGATCGCCATCGCCGACGCCGCGTGCATCGTGGCGCTGCCGTTGGCGATCGCCCCCGGCCGGGCGCTGCAGGCGGCGTTGGGGGCACTGGCCATCGCGGTGTGCACGGTCGCGATCTTCTTCGTACTGCGACACTTCGAACACAACGGCACTCGCAAGAAGGTGCGCGAGTACTCGAAGCGCCACGAGCTGGCACTCGAGTTGCGGCTCAGCCTGATCCTGCTCTTCGCCCTGTCGGCCCTGGCCCTGCGCACCCACGTATCGGTCATGCTGGCGGGCTTCGCACTCGGGCTCGTCGTGAACGGCATCGGCGAGCCTAAACGGCTGGCGCGGCAACTGCTCGGCATCACCGAGGGCTTCTTCGGACCGCTGTTCTTCGTCTGGCTGGGCGCCTCGCTGCAGGTGCGCGAACTCGGCGAACATCCGGAGTTCATCGGACTCGGGGTGGCGCTGGGTATCGGTGCGGTGATCGCACACGGCACGGGACGTCTACTGGGCCAACCACTTCCGCTGGCGGCGTTGTCCGCAGCGCAGCTCGGCGTACCCGTCGCCGCCGCCACACTGGGCACCGAGGAGGGCCTGCTCAGCCCCGGTGAGCCGGCGGCACTCATCCTCGGCGCCCTCATCACCATCACCGTCACGTCGGTTGCCGGCAGCGTGGCCAGGCGCCGTCAGCCCGCTGCCGCCCAGTAGGCGACGGGGCTGACGGCCTACGCCGGCACGACGGCCGTCAACGTTCCGCTGGACTCCCGACCGGACGCGGTCGATCCGGCCGAGGCGTCCGCGGCCGACGCGCGGCACGGCTGGACTGCTTGCTCAGGGCCGTGGCACCGCGTCCCGGCCGCGACGCCACCGGTGGGGTCGGTGCCGCTACGGGCCGGTCCGCGTCATCCCCCTGGGTGTTCCGCTTGCGGAACGCCCACGCGACCGCCACCGCGGCGACGAGCACGAGCGTCCCCGCGATGG from Mycolicibacterium arabiense includes the following:
- a CDS encoding carotenoid oxygenase family protein; its protein translation is MTDTHDGVQSTVADDQPSPGEFFQVGNYAPVDDELTEYDLPVDGAIPADLDGWYLRNGPNPRQAGGHWFTGDGMIHGVRIEGGRAKWYRNRWVRTDSFIEDFPLYREDGTRNLRSSVANTHVVNHAGKTLALVESSLPYEITNDLETVGAYDFGGKLVDAMTAHPKICPTTGELHFFGYGNIFEPHVTYHRADADGELTINRPLEVKALTMMHDFALTANHVVFMDLPIVFNAERAMEGDMPFRWDDEYGARLGVMRRDDPFGEVRWFEIDPCYVFHVANAHDTPDGGGIVLQAVRYPELWRNNGGFDTDAVLWSWTVDLKSGRVSERQLDDRSVEFPRIDDRLTGLPARYAVSVGDNGWVRHDLGDGSAVAHDLGDGGPGEAVFVPAAGSADETHGYYLGYVYDPARNGSDLVILDASDFAGAPVARIQLPTRVPYGFHGNWISS
- a CDS encoding cation:proton antiporter gives rise to the protein MAGFGFHTLALLVVIGMVGPLLTAVPRLAIPVIIGELVAGMLVGRTGFDVVDTTDPTFKLLADIGFALVMFVVGTHVPVRDSTLRAGVGKAALRAVAVGVVAAVLGVAMAYVFGTGHALLYAVLMASSSAAVALPIIDALKLNGPPVLSVKAQIAIADAACIVALPLAIAPGRALQAALGALAIAVCTVAIFFVLRHFEHNGTRKKVREYSKRHELALELRLSLILLFALSALALRTHVSVMLAGFALGLVVNGIGEPKRLARQLLGITEGFFGPLFFVWLGASLQVRELGEHPEFIGLGVALGIGAVIAHGTGRLLGQPLPLAALSAAQLGVPVAAATLGTEEGLLSPGEPAALILGALITITVTSVAGSVARRRQPAAAQ